One region of Candidatus Electrothrix rattekaaiensis genomic DNA includes:
- a CDS encoding bifunctional aldolase/short-chain dehydrogenase, producing the protein MLSLWSEQEAGACANELELRVYSSRLLGRDPSLVLHGGGNTSVKIREKNAVGEEEEILYIKGSGWDLETIEAEGFAPVRLQPMIQLAALDSLTDPQMVNELKTQLTRANAPAPSVETILHAALPFRYVDHTHADAVVTITNTADGLQRIAEIYGDQVVVVPYVMPGFDLARDVARLFAEQAGPQTIGMILMNHGVFSFADSAKESYERMIHLVDMAERYLDAHDAWDVNLSGEDPGRQVNRLEIAQLRRAVSEKAGRPMILHVTDSARGRSFVQHNDVGRISQQGPVTPDHVIRTKAVPMLGRDTESYAQAYKQYFTTHEPAAKERKTMLDPAPRVILDPTLGLCCLGKSAKDAAIVHDIYEQTMECILRAEQLGGWQALPPEDLFDMEYWDLEQAKLAKAGKAPLFSGEVALITGAASGIGKACVESFLQRGAAVVGLDVDERIGTVSSNLGFFGIQCDLTEEGQVLNALDQAVSRFGGLDMLVLNAGMFPASATIAELSLEAWRKVMAVNLDANLVLLRECYPLLKNAPGKGRVVVIGSKNVPAPGPGASAYSASKAALTQLMRVAALEWGKDGIRINTLHPNAVFDTGIWTDEVLKTRAKHYGLSVQQYKTNNLLRVDVSSRQVAELASEMCSPLFACTTAAQLPIDGGNDRVV; encoded by the coding sequence ATGCTGAGTTTATGGAGTGAACAGGAAGCCGGGGCCTGTGCAAACGAGCTTGAGCTGCGAGTATACTCGTCGCGTTTATTAGGACGAGATCCTTCATTAGTTCTGCATGGCGGTGGCAATACTTCGGTAAAAATCAGAGAGAAAAATGCCGTCGGTGAGGAGGAAGAAATCCTCTATATCAAAGGAAGCGGCTGGGATCTGGAGACCATTGAGGCTGAGGGCTTTGCGCCGGTGCGTTTGCAACCCATGATTCAGTTGGCTGCGTTGGATTCTCTGACAGATCCGCAGATGGTCAATGAGCTAAAAACACAGTTGACCCGCGCCAATGCTCCGGCCCCCTCTGTGGAAACTATCCTGCACGCGGCCTTGCCGTTTCGCTACGTAGATCATACCCATGCTGATGCGGTGGTGACCATCACCAATACTGCTGACGGACTCCAGCGGATTGCAGAAATATACGGTGATCAGGTGGTGGTGGTTCCCTATGTGATGCCGGGATTTGATCTGGCCCGTGATGTTGCCCGTCTTTTTGCCGAACAGGCCGGGCCGCAGACCATCGGTATGATCCTGATGAATCATGGAGTCTTTTCCTTTGCTGATTCGGCCAAGGAATCCTATGAGCGGATGATTCATTTGGTGGATATGGCGGAACGTTATCTGGATGCTCATGATGCCTGGGACGTGAATCTGTCAGGCGAAGATCCGGGAAGACAGGTAAACCGTCTTGAAATTGCGCAATTGCGCCGGGCAGTCTCTGAAAAGGCGGGCAGGCCCATGATTCTGCATGTGACCGACAGTGCTCGCGGTCGAAGTTTTGTTCAGCATAATGACGTGGGGCGTATTTCCCAACAAGGGCCGGTAACCCCGGATCATGTGATCCGCACCAAAGCCGTGCCCATGCTTGGTCGTGACACGGAGAGTTATGCGCAGGCGTACAAACAATATTTCACCACTCATGAGCCTGCTGCCAAGGAACGGAAAACCATGCTGGACCCGGCTCCACGGGTGATTCTGGATCCGACCCTTGGCTTATGTTGTTTAGGGAAATCAGCAAAGGACGCGGCCATTGTTCATGATATCTATGAGCAAACAATGGAATGTATTCTGCGTGCGGAACAGCTCGGCGGCTGGCAGGCCCTGCCTCCTGAAGATCTGTTTGACATGGAATATTGGGATCTGGAGCAGGCTAAATTAGCCAAGGCCGGGAAAGCACCGCTTTTCAGCGGAGAAGTCGCCTTAATTACCGGAGCGGCCTCCGGGATCGGCAAAGCCTGTGTCGAATCGTTTTTGCAACGAGGAGCTGCGGTTGTCGGCCTGGATGTTGACGAGCGTATCGGTACGGTTTCGTCAAACCTTGGATTTTTCGGGATTCAATGCGATCTGACAGAAGAAGGACAGGTTCTGAACGCATTGGATCAGGCGGTCTCCCGTTTCGGGGGCCTGGATATGTTGGTGCTCAATGCGGGCATGTTTCCCGCGAGTGCAACAATTGCCGAGTTGTCCCTGGAAGCATGGCGCAAGGTGATGGCGGTCAATCTTGATGCCAATCTTGTTTTGCTCCGCGAATGTTATCCTCTGCTGAAAAATGCTCCGGGAAAGGGCCGAGTTGTGGTAATCGGTTCAAAAAATGTGCCTGCCCCCGGTCCAGGAGCGAGCGCATATTCCGCTTCCAAAGCAGCCTTGACCCAGCTGATGCGAGTTGCCGCCTTGGAATGGGGTAAGGATGGGATTCGAATAAATACCCTGCACCCTAATGCAGTTTTTGATACAGGAATTTGGACAGACGAGGTACTGAAGACTAGGGCAAAGCATTATGGTTTATCTGTACAGCAGTATAAAACAAACAACTTGCTTAGGGTGGACGTTTCGAGTAGACAGGTTGCTGAATTAGCATCGGAAATGTGCAGCCCTTTATTTGCCTGCACAACAGCGGCTCAGCTGCCAATTGATGGTGGAAATGATCGCGTGGTATAA
- a CDS encoding 8-amino-7-oxononanoate synthase, with product MNQFTFRLTEQLRALAQQGIQREILAVQPTDSARLCYQGREYLNLAGNDYLGLAGNPALIREFYAALDQENLVEQYGPGSGASRLMTGNHEHYHRLEEELARYYQKNRALIFNSGYHINIGLLPALARKGDLILADKLCHASLIDGMRLSKAKLIRYPHLDYDRLEQLLLKHCPDSTGSKKQTVFLVTESIFSMDGDCADLPTLVRLKEKYGVVLYVDEAHSVGVRGHRGLGLAEEQDVVDQIDLLVGTFGKAWGGQGAFVVCEETIYNYLVNTARSLIFTTALPPVNIHWLNFILPLIWEMSEERQQLAELARQVRYALQEAGLRTGGESHIVPVMIGDEGQAVAVAERLRNQGLWVQAIRTPTVPRGTARLRLSLTAAMKAEQLAPLPEQIAAQLTQVSSAIKA from the coding sequence GTGAATCAATTTACTTTCCGCTTAACAGAACAGTTGCGAGCACTTGCTCAGCAAGGAATACAGCGAGAGATCCTTGCGGTTCAACCGACAGATTCCGCTCGCCTTTGCTATCAAGGCAGGGAATACCTCAATCTGGCTGGCAACGATTATCTTGGTTTGGCCGGTAATCCGGCCTTGATCCGGGAATTTTATGCTGCTCTTGATCAGGAAAACCTTGTTGAACAGTACGGGCCGGGCAGCGGAGCCTCCCGCCTCATGACCGGCAACCATGAGCATTACCATCGCTTAGAAGAGGAATTGGCCCGGTATTACCAAAAAAACAGGGCCTTAATTTTTAACTCAGGCTACCATATCAATATAGGTCTGCTGCCTGCCCTTGCCCGAAAAGGCGACCTGATCCTTGCGGATAAGCTCTGTCATGCCAGTCTCATAGACGGAATGCGACTCTCCAAGGCCAAGCTGATCCGTTACCCGCATCTTGATTATGATCGCCTTGAACAACTTCTGCTCAAACATTGCCCGGATTCGACAGGTTCAAAAAAACAGACTGTTTTTCTCGTGACCGAGTCCATCTTTTCTATGGACGGCGACTGTGCTGATCTCCCGACCTTGGTCCGCCTCAAGGAAAAGTACGGGGTTGTGCTCTATGTCGATGAGGCGCATTCCGTCGGAGTGCGCGGCCACAGGGGCTTGGGCTTGGCTGAAGAACAGGACGTTGTAGACCAGATTGATCTCCTAGTAGGTACTTTCGGCAAGGCCTGGGGCGGGCAAGGGGCTTTTGTGGTCTGTGAAGAGACTATATATAATTACTTGGTCAACACAGCACGCTCGCTCATCTTTACCACAGCCCTGCCTCCGGTCAATATCCATTGGTTGAACTTTATCCTGCCTCTCATCTGGGAAATGTCTGAGGAACGACAGCAGCTTGCGGAGCTGGCCCGACAAGTACGTTATGCCCTGCAAGAGGCAGGTCTCCGTACCGGCGGCGAAAGCCATATCGTTCCGGTTATGATCGGCGATGAAGGACAAGCTGTTGCTGTTGCCGAAAGGCTACGTAACCAGGGGCTCTGGGTGCAGGCTATCCGCACCCCGACCGTCCCGCGCGGCACAGCCCGCTTGCGCCTTTCCCTGACTGCGGCCATGAAAGCCGAGCAGCTGGCCCCTTTACCGGAACAGATCGCTGCACAGCTCACTCAGGTCTCTTCAGCAATAAAAGCATGA
- a CDS encoding DUF452 family protein: MRICRLHQQGNQDCLLFFAGWGMCPEPFYEILAGSVDVFMLYDYRSMDFEDISSALKNLQGNFQEKAPYRKIHLLAWSMGVWAASMLFADKTFSASDFTPMFTSAIAIGGTCHPIHDELGIPAQNFTDMAERLSPARVEAFQRSMFADEQEAKRFTSSFRKGERSVAELQQELLALSAAYRAQPNVPEMYTNKIVTGRDRIFPARNQVRAWGRKQCRTLSLPHFPFYHWPSWSAMLDELT, translated from the coding sequence ATGAGAATCTGCCGACTCCATCAACAGGGGAATCAGGACTGCCTGCTCTTTTTTGCAGGCTGGGGCATGTGCCCGGAACCCTTTTATGAGATTCTGGCCGGGTCAGTTGATGTCTTCATGCTTTATGATTATCGCAGCATGGATTTTGAAGATATTTCCTCTGCTCTAAAAAATCTTCAGGGAAATTTTCAGGAAAAAGCACCATACCGAAAGATCCATCTGCTGGCTTGGTCTATGGGCGTTTGGGCGGCGTCAATGCTGTTTGCAGACAAAACGTTTTCTGCATCAGATTTTACACCGATGTTTACTTCAGCAATCGCAATCGGCGGCACCTGTCATCCCATTCATGATGAGCTCGGCATTCCTGCGCAGAACTTTACCGACATGGCCGAGCGTCTTTCTCCGGCTCGTGTGGAAGCATTTCAGCGTTCCATGTTTGCTGATGAACAGGAAGCAAAACGATTTACATCTTCTTTTCGTAAGGGAGAGCGGTCCGTTGCAGAGCTTCAGCAGGAGTTGCTTGCCCTGAGCGCCGCCTATAGAGCGCAACCGAACGTACCCGAGATGTACACCAACAAAATCGTCACTGGTCGGGATCGAATTTTCCCGGCCCGCAATCAGGTCCGAGCTTGGGGCCGCAAACAATGCCGGACCCTCTCTCTGCCCCATTTTCCTTTTTATCATTGGCCGAGCTGGTCGGCAATGCTTGACGAGTTAACCTGA
- a CDS encoding ATP synthase subunit I, whose product MTDAMKSRSDRSSKNDELLLLHIVERFNLILLGVLTTGGWYFVDWLFAQSVLVGGALSSGSFFWMKRTAMRFAHHAATQGDGAQINGKSFSTGFAVKFYARLFVLAFLLLLLSTQFSINAIGLVIGLSTIILSVIIVVLFRGRMIFQENM is encoded by the coding sequence ATGACTGATGCAATGAAAAGCAGGAGCGACAGGAGCAGCAAAAATGATGAGCTTCTCCTGCTGCACATTGTTGAACGGTTCAACCTGATTCTGCTGGGCGTGCTTACCACAGGTGGCTGGTATTTCGTTGATTGGCTGTTTGCTCAATCTGTCTTGGTTGGCGGTGCATTATCCAGCGGCAGTTTTTTCTGGATGAAACGAACAGCAATGCGATTCGCCCACCATGCCGCAACGCAGGGAGATGGTGCGCAAATCAACGGCAAGTCATTCTCAACAGGTTTTGCTGTAAAATTCTACGCCCGCCTTTTTGTCCTCGCCTTTCTGCTGCTTCTGCTCAGTACACAGTTCAGCATAAACGCCATAGGGCTTGTTATCGGGTTGTCCACGATTATATTAAGCGTAATTATAGTCGTCCTCTTTCGAGGGCGAATGATATTTCAGGAAAATATGTAA
- the atpE gene encoding ATP synthase F0 subunit C yields MDKIHLALVCIAAATSIGLTGLGAGLGMGRGVESACNAIARNPEAKGPITTTMILGMALIESIAIYGLVIAFILLFANPFKDALIG; encoded by the coding sequence ATGGACAAGATTCATCTCGCATTAGTATGTATTGCAGCTGCTACATCAATCGGACTGACCGGCTTAGGTGCTGGCTTGGGTATGGGACGCGGTGTCGAGAGCGCGTGTAATGCTATTGCTCGCAATCCTGAGGCAAAAGGACCGATCACCACCACCATGATTCTCGGTATGGCTCTGATTGAGTCCATCGCCATTTACGGACTAGTTATCGCTTTTATTCTGCTGTTCGCCAATCCCTTTAAGGATGCGCTGATCGGTTAA
- the bioC gene encoding malonyl-ACP O-methyltransferase BioC — translation MQKIDKQLVCRQFRRAATGYDRQATIQHRVADRLLAMTVKYTAQQPHPLRVLEIGCCTGLLTSKLLNSSIKVRSLVLNDLMPDFAERLPRDLAVGKRSINESGIDELSFLPGDIEKLPLPSPFDLIISSSTFHWLDDLEQTLDKLLAALRPGGILAFSLYGPNNLPEIKELTGIGLDYLSFSEIASMLEKRCVLEESHQDNEVFLFPQPRDVLNHLRQTGVNSINRKPWTRQKLHSFCQEYTKKFQVDQAVRLTYNPLYFIARPSRTVTEK, via the coding sequence ATGCAGAAAATCGACAAACAGCTTGTCTGCCGACAGTTTCGCCGGGCAGCGACCGGCTATGACCGCCAAGCCACGATCCAGCATCGGGTTGCGGATCGGCTGCTGGCAATGACGGTCAAATACACCGCCCAGCAGCCTCATCCTCTCCGTGTCCTGGAAATCGGCTGCTGTACCGGCTTGCTGACCAGCAAACTCCTCAACAGCAGCATCAAGGTCCGCAGCCTAGTCCTCAATGATCTCATGCCGGATTTTGCCGAGCGACTTCCCCGAGACCTTGCTGTCGGCAAACGCAGTATTAACGAATCCGGTATTGACGAACTCAGCTTCCTTCCTGGCGATATAGAAAAACTTCCTTTACCTAGCCCCTTTGACCTGATCATCTCATCCTCCACCTTTCATTGGCTTGATGATTTAGAGCAAACACTGGACAAGCTCCTTGCCGCTCTCCGTCCCGGTGGGATACTCGCCTTTTCTCTCTACGGCCCGAACAATCTGCCTGAGATCAAAGAACTCACAGGGATCGGCCTTGATTACCTTTCTTTTTCAGAGATAGCATCAATGTTGGAAAAACGATGCGTTCTCGAAGAGAGCCACCAAGATAATGAGGTCTTTCTTTTTCCCCAACCACGCGATGTCCTCAATCATCTTCGCCAGACCGGGGTAAATTCCATCAACCGCAAACCTTGGACCCGGCAGAAATTACACTCCTTTTGCCAAGAATATACAAAGAAATTTCAAGTTGATCAGGCAGTGCGTCTCACCTATAATCCATTGTATTTCATCGCCCGACCCAGTCGGACTGTGACGGAAAAATGA
- the atpB gene encoding F0F1 ATP synthase subunit A: MEHPILFISVILDWLGLPVPHGPIGATFLEKLCEPYLTYSWLVMAFLFVVPKLTLGKLELLPGTGQNFWEVLIGGILDFLTEHMGRKQAKMLFPILATFFLYTVLANMIGLLPGFMSPTSSLNITIAMTIIVWVMHHVLGFRYHGWKYYKHFTGPIPIMAPFMIILELIGNFARLVSLSMRLFGNILAKEILLAVLFMLAGAVFAPLPILALGVLVSLIQAVVFVLLAVVYCVGSMEHAH, translated from the coding sequence ATGGAACATCCAATTCTATTTATCTCGGTTATTCTTGACTGGCTAGGTCTACCGGTTCCGCACGGACCGATCGGAGCAACATTTCTGGAGAAATTATGCGAACCGTATCTGACCTACAGCTGGCTGGTCATGGCTTTTCTCTTTGTCGTACCCAAGCTTACGCTCGGCAAGCTTGAGTTGCTTCCCGGAACCGGACAGAATTTCTGGGAAGTCCTGATCGGCGGAATTTTGGATTTTTTAACCGAACACATGGGCAGAAAACAAGCCAAAATGCTTTTCCCCATATTGGCCACTTTTTTTCTCTACACCGTTCTTGCCAATATGATCGGTCTCCTGCCCGGTTTCATGTCGCCGACATCCAGCCTCAATATCACCATTGCCATGACCATCATTGTCTGGGTCATGCATCATGTTCTGGGTTTTCGTTATCACGGCTGGAAATACTATAAGCATTTCACAGGCCCGATTCCAATCATGGCACCGTTTATGATTATCCTGGAGCTGATCGGTAATTTTGCCCGTCTGGTTTCACTTTCCATGCGTCTTTTCGGAAATATTCTGGCAAAAGAAATACTGCTTGCCGTTCTCTTCATGCTGGCCGGGGCTGTGTTTGCGCCTCTGCCCATCCTTGCCCTTGGTGTGCTTGTCTCCCTGATTCAGGCAGTTGTTTTTGTTCTGCTCGCCGTTGTCTACTGTGTCGGATCAATGGAGCATGCTCACTGA
- a CDS encoding ISKra4 family transposase, with protein MYSPCHLAESNKEHYLRSFEALDKLASHISGMEFSSSSFGDVEAVIQEKGQEILRLLAQGYLSQRSAEEEKKEFVLGEDGIRRNHRRTGCTRKIESRFGEVKLSRIGYCGPFVGSVFPLDAELNLPPNKYSHGLRSEIAHLTAVASFDETLELLERQGGGILPKRQLQEVSADIVRDFKEFYEQPLNLSSEKGSILVITADGKGVSMHNQDLRPAAKKQAEKEQDKKKARLQPGEKKGRKRMATVVSVYETSPYQRTPEQLLNIDGETAPPRPEVKNKRVWAEITEDMGNALDQGFQEALRRDPEQKMEWVVLIDGQTDLIRQVEAQAEKHNVEVTVIQDFIHVIEYLWKSAHALYPGKEEAERREEWVGGRTLEILKGNGQSVASGLRRAATRRGLDKKERIPSDTAANYIEKNQKRLRYEEALSKGLPIATGVIEGACRHLVKDRMDLTGARWRLKSADAVLKLRALKASGDMKQYLSFHFWKERCRNYIWMPNDNAVPATI; from the coding sequence ATGTACAGCCCCTGTCACCTCGCAGAAAGCAATAAAGAGCATTATCTTCGATCTTTTGAAGCACTTGATAAACTGGCATCCCACATATCCGGCATGGAATTCTCCTCATCCTCCTTCGGAGATGTGGAAGCAGTTATTCAAGAAAAAGGGCAGGAAATTTTACGACTGCTGGCACAGGGGTATCTGTCTCAGCGTTCTGCGGAAGAAGAAAAAAAAGAATTTGTTCTCGGAGAAGACGGCATTCGTCGCAATCATCGCAGAACAGGTTGTACTCGAAAAATTGAATCACGTTTTGGAGAGGTTAAGCTCTCACGAATTGGTTATTGCGGACCGTTTGTCGGCAGCGTTTTTCCTCTGGATGCCGAGTTGAATTTGCCGCCCAACAAGTATTCACACGGTCTGCGGAGTGAAATAGCACATCTGACAGCAGTCGCTTCTTTTGACGAAACATTGGAGCTGCTGGAACGGCAGGGAGGTGGAATACTGCCTAAACGTCAACTTCAGGAAGTATCCGCAGATATCGTTCGTGATTTCAAGGAATTTTACGAACAACCCCTTAACTTATCGTCCGAAAAGGGTAGTATTTTAGTCATCACGGCGGACGGTAAGGGCGTATCAATGCATAATCAGGATCTGCGGCCTGCTGCCAAAAAACAAGCGGAAAAGGAGCAGGATAAGAAAAAAGCCCGACTTCAGCCCGGAGAGAAAAAGGGGCGTAAACGGATGGCGACCGTTGTCTCAGTGTATGAAACATCCCCTTATCAGCGCACTCCTGAACAACTTCTCAATATTGATGGAGAAACCGCACCACCACGTCCCGAGGTTAAAAACAAGCGGGTCTGGGCGGAGATTACTGAAGATATGGGAAACGCCCTTGACCAAGGATTCCAGGAGGCACTTCGACGAGATCCTGAACAAAAAATGGAATGGGTTGTTCTTATCGATGGGCAGACCGATCTGATCAGGCAAGTTGAGGCGCAGGCGGAGAAGCATAATGTGGAGGTAACCGTTATTCAGGATTTTATTCATGTTATCGAATACCTATGGAAATCTGCTCATGCGCTTTACCCCGGCAAAGAGGAAGCTGAAAGGCGAGAAGAGTGGGTTGGGGGACGTACGCTTGAGATCCTGAAAGGAAACGGGCAAAGCGTGGCCAGCGGTTTACGACGTGCCGCTACACGCAGAGGTTTGGATAAAAAAGAACGTATTCCTTCGGATACCGCTGCGAATTATATTGAGAAAAATCAAAAACGACTGAGATATGAAGAAGCCTTGTCAAAGGGATTGCCCATCGCTACCGGTGTGATAGAGGGAGCTTGTCGGCATCTGGTTAAAGATCGCATGGATCTCACTGGTGCCCGTTGGCGGCTCAAATCAGCAGATGCAGTGCTGAAGTTAAGAGCACTGAAAGCCAGCGGAGACATGAAACAATACCTAAGCTTTCATTTTTGGAAGGAGAGGTGCAGAAATTACATCTGGATGCCAAACGATAATGCAGTTCCGGCAACGATATGA
- the hemL gene encoding glutamate-1-semialdehyde 2,1-aminomutase, producing the protein MNTTNSAALFEKACHVIPGGVNSPVRACKSVGCDPLFVAKAQGGTVTDADGNEFIDFVGSWGPMILGHGHPEVVKAIQETLPDGTSFGAPTASEVEMAELVCDSVPSIEKVRFVSSGTEATMSAIRLARGYTGRNMVIKFDGCYHGHADSFLVKAGSGVATLGIPGSPGVPDDIVKNTLSIPYNNIEVLEKTLRDTTLDIACVIIEPVAGNMGVIVPDMTFLQKLRDLTAELGIVLIFDEVITGFRLALGGAQERFNIMPDLTCLGKIIGGGLPVGAYGGKKEIMDNIAPDGPVYQAGTLSGNPLAMAAGLAMLKIVRTPGFYQELEEKSDRFAERLAEIGAKAQIPIVLNRIGSMMTCFFTDTPVTDFDSAMQANTDRYGQYFREMLASGFWLAPSQFEALFISVVHTPEQLDKALTAIETSLTKLS; encoded by the coding sequence ATGAACACCACAAATTCCGCTGCACTCTTCGAAAAAGCCTGCCACGTCATTCCCGGCGGCGTGAACTCCCCAGTCCGTGCCTGTAAATCCGTGGGCTGCGATCCCCTCTTTGTTGCCAAGGCCCAAGGCGGCACAGTCACTGATGCAGACGGCAACGAATTCATTGACTTTGTCGGCTCCTGGGGCCCTATGATCCTGGGGCACGGTCATCCCGAGGTGGTCAAGGCGATTCAGGAGACCCTGCCCGACGGAACCAGTTTCGGTGCCCCGACCGCATCCGAAGTGGAAATGGCGGAATTGGTCTGTGATTCTGTGCCGTCTATAGAAAAGGTGCGTTTTGTCAGCTCCGGCACCGAGGCCACCATGAGCGCAATCCGCTTGGCGCGCGGCTATACCGGGCGCAATATGGTGATCAAGTTTGACGGCTGCTACCACGGTCATGCCGACTCCTTTCTGGTCAAGGCCGGTTCCGGTGTTGCCACCTTGGGTATTCCGGGCAGTCCCGGTGTCCCCGATGATATTGTCAAGAATACCCTCTCCATCCCCTATAATAATATTGAGGTGCTGGAAAAAACCCTGCGGGATACCACCTTAGATATCGCCTGCGTCATCATTGAGCCAGTTGCTGGCAATATGGGCGTTATAGTTCCAGATATGACCTTTTTGCAGAAACTGCGCGACCTGACCGCTGAACTGGGTATTGTCCTGATCTTTGATGAGGTTATCACCGGATTCCGGCTGGCCTTGGGCGGGGCACAGGAACGCTTCAACATCATGCCCGACCTGACCTGCCTGGGCAAGATCATCGGCGGTGGCCTGCCGGTCGGGGCCTATGGCGGCAAAAAAGAGATTATGGATAATATCGCTCCAGATGGTCCAGTCTACCAAGCAGGCACCCTGTCCGGTAATCCTCTGGCAATGGCTGCGGGCCTAGCCATGCTGAAAATCGTGCGCACACCGGGATTCTACCAGGAACTTGAAGAAAAAAGTGATCGCTTTGCAGAGCGTCTGGCTGAAATAGGAGCAAAGGCCCAGATACCCATTGTGCTGAACCGGATCGGTTCCATGATGACCTGCTTTTTCACTGATACGCCGGTGACGGATTTCGATTCGGCCATGCAGGCGAATACTGATCGTTACGGGCAATATTTCCGGGAGATGCTGGCAAGCGGTTTTTGGCTGGCTCCTTCCCAGTTCGAGGCTCTGTTCATCTCGGTCGTCCACACCCCGGAACAGCTGGACAAGGCACTTACGGCAATCGAGACATCTCTGACAAAATTGTCCTAA
- a CDS encoding peptidoglycan-binding domain-containing protein: MKQMKNGVAIGAVALFALTGCVADVAYVPQNSGSEPCTQGEPCDEGQVKQQAAQQVAAKNFSQAPASNVAAPAYTAPVASAPRYTAPVASAPAYQQYPDQGYPDQGDLGEGLPTNVQPGECYSRCLAPAVFEDVEEEVEIAPAMERTEIIPAEYEWVEEQVVAKEASEEIKVIPAKYDWVEEQVVVKEESEEVKVIPARYEWQDVQEVIKEGSEEFKAIPAVYAWREGQVMISPEITTVTITNPGYEEVKEQVLVKAPSAKWIKKTTHCTPEDIKMGLTDCDTLCYVAVPAMYKTVIKKVPTNLGGGAGGDGGREVVVIPAEYKSVRTKVVVEPARTETISVPPEYRNVRKQVVVEPARTETVVIPAEYRNVRKKVMVEPARTEVIPVPAEYRTVRVKKLVKEAEETVVQVPAEYKTLIKKVKVSDSKIVWRPALCEDEAVDSKIREMQSALSREGFYTGAVNGVLTQETNEAIRAYQIERGLPQGGGMTLETLESLGIY, from the coding sequence ATGAAACAGATGAAGAATGGCGTGGCCATCGGGGCTGTGGCTCTTTTTGCCTTGACTGGTTGTGTTGCGGATGTTGCTTATGTCCCGCAAAATTCTGGATCAGAACCCTGTACTCAGGGAGAGCCTTGTGATGAAGGGCAGGTAAAACAGCAGGCTGCACAGCAGGTAGCAGCCAAAAATTTTAGTCAGGCACCTGCATCCAATGTAGCGGCTCCGGCTTATACGGCTCCTGTTGCTTCGGCTCCGAGGTATACTGCTCCTGTTGCTTCGGCACCAGCTTATCAGCAGTATCCTGATCAGGGGTATCCGGACCAAGGAGATCTCGGCGAAGGATTACCGACAAATGTTCAACCGGGTGAGTGTTACTCCCGTTGTCTTGCTCCGGCTGTTTTTGAAGATGTAGAGGAAGAGGTTGAGATTGCTCCGGCTATGGAACGTACCGAGATTATTCCTGCCGAGTACGAATGGGTGGAAGAACAGGTTGTTGCCAAAGAAGCATCTGAAGAAATTAAGGTTATTCCTGCGAAGTACGATTGGGTGGAAGAGCAGGTCGTTGTCAAGGAAGAGTCTGAAGAGGTCAAAGTTATTCCTGCTCGGTACGAATGGCAGGATGTACAGGAAGTTATCAAAGAGGGTTCCGAAGAATTTAAGGCGATTCCTGCAGTTTACGCATGGCGTGAAGGGCAGGTTATGATTTCACCTGAGATCACCACCGTCACCATAACCAATCCCGGTTATGAAGAGGTGAAAGAGCAGGTTTTGGTCAAGGCTCCTTCTGCAAAATGGATCAAAAAAACGACGCACTGCACTCCTGAAGATATCAAGATGGGACTGACCGACTGTGATACCCTGTGTTATGTGGCGGTTCCGGCTATGTACAAAACGGTTATCAAGAAGGTACCCACCAATCTGGGCGGCGGTGCCGGTGGAGATGGTGGGCGTGAGGTAGTGGTTATCCCGGCAGAATACAAGTCGGTGAGAACAAAGGTTGTTGTTGAGCCCGCAAGGACTGAAACCATATCTGTACCCCCGGAATATCGCAATGTAAGAAAACAGGTTGTAGTTGAACCCGCAAGAACAGAGACGGTTGTTATCCCTGCTGAGTACAGAAATGTGCGGAAAAAGGTTATGGTTGAGCCTGCGAGGACAGAGGTGATTCCTGTTCCTGCCGAGTACAGGACTGTTAGGGTGAAAAAGCTTGTTAAAGAGGCTGAGGAAACAGTTGTTCAGGTTCCTGCAGAATACAAGACTCTTATTAAGAAAGTTAAAGTCTCCGATAGTAAGATCGTATGGCGTCCGGCTCTTTGTGAGGATGAAGCTGTTGATTCAAAGATTAGAGAGATGCAAAGTGCTCTGAGCCGGGAAGGTTTTTACACCGGAGCGGTTAACGGCGTACTGACCCAAGAGACCAACGAGGCGATTAGAGCGTATCAGATTGAACGAGGGTTGCCACAAGGCGGTGGAATGACCCTTGAAACACTTGAGTCGTTGGGGATTTATTAA
- a CDS encoding AtpZ/AtpI family protein translates to MAKEDRGILTDLARYGQIGTTFAASIFIGFGIGWWLDNKLFAGQTTPWFSFIFLGFGIAAGFKHLWDLSRKLSDD, encoded by the coding sequence ATGGCCAAGGAGGATCGAGGGATATTAACGGATCTGGCCCGATATGGTCAGATAGGAACCACCTTTGCTGCCTCCATCTTTATCGGCTTCGGCATAGGCTGGTGGCTTGACAATAAGCTGTTTGCCGGACAGACCACGCCTTGGTTCAGCTTTATTTTTCTCGGATTCGGAATTGCTGCCGGTTTTAAGCATCTCTGGGATCTGAGCAGAAAATTATCTGATGACTGA